In the Clostridium beijerinckii genome, one interval contains:
- the nagE gene encoding N-acetylglucosamine-specific PTS transporter subunit IIBC, with protein MMKYLQKLGKSLMLPVACLPVASILMGLGYWLDPTGWGANNIASAFMLKAGSALIDNMGILFAIGVGVGMSDDNDGTAGLAGLVSWLMITTLLSTGAVAMFKGIDVKEVAPAFAKTQTQFIGILSGLIGAACYNRFKSVKLPDALGFFSGKRCVAIVTAAYSIVASIVLFFAWPLIYGALVAFGEAIVSTGAVGSGIYAFFNRLLIPFGLHHALNSVFWFDVAGINDLGNFWSGKGTQGVTGMYMTGFFPVMMFGLPAGALAMYHTAKDKKKKAVYGLLLAAAISSFFTGVTEPLEFAFMFLAPGLYVLHAGLTGISAFVCTLLPVRAGFNFSAGFVDWFLSFKAPMAENPIMLIPIGLVFAVIYYVTFRFAITKFNLKTPGREDDDTEELNVKLANNDYTQVAAVILKGVGGKENVVSIDNCVTRLRLEIKDQAAVDEKVIKSAGVSGIIRPGKTSVQVVVGTQVQFVADEFKKLCK; from the coding sequence ATGATGAAGTATTTACAAAAATTAGGAAAATCCTTAATGCTTCCAGTAGCTTGTTTACCCGTTGCAAGTATTTTAATGGGTCTTGGTTATTGGCTTGACCCTACAGGCTGGGGAGCAAATAACATTGCTTCAGCTTTTATGCTAAAAGCAGGTAGTGCTTTAATTGACAATATGGGAATTTTGTTTGCAATTGGTGTAGGTGTAGGAATGTCAGATGATAATGACGGTACAGCAGGACTTGCAGGACTTGTTTCATGGCTTATGATTACAACATTATTATCTACAGGAGCTGTAGCAATGTTTAAGGGAATTGATGTTAAAGAGGTAGCGCCAGCATTCGCTAAAACTCAAACACAATTTATTGGTATTTTATCAGGTTTAATAGGTGCAGCCTGTTATAACAGATTTAAAAGTGTTAAATTACCAGATGCATTGGGATTCTTTAGTGGAAAAAGATGTGTCGCAATTGTAACCGCAGCATATTCAATAGTTGCATCTATAGTATTATTCTTTGCATGGCCTCTTATTTATGGTGCATTAGTAGCATTTGGTGAAGCTATTGTATCAACAGGTGCAGTTGGATCTGGTATTTATGCATTCTTCAATAGATTATTAATACCATTTGGTCTTCACCATGCATTAAACTCAGTATTCTGGTTTGATGTAGCTGGAATTAACGACCTTGGTAACTTCTGGTCAGGTAAAGGAACACAAGGAGTAACTGGGATGTATATGACTGGATTCTTCCCAGTAATGATGTTTGGATTACCAGCGGGAGCATTAGCTATGTACCATACAGCTAAAGATAAGAAGAAGAAAGCGGTATATGGTTTATTATTAGCAGCAGCAATATCTTCATTCTTCACAGGTGTTACAGAACCATTAGAATTTGCATTTATGTTCTTAGCTCCAGGTTTATATGTTCTTCATGCTGGATTAACAGGAATTTCAGCATTTGTATGTACATTATTACCAGTAAGAGCTGGATTTAACTTTAGTGCTGGATTTGTAGATTGGTTCTTAAGTTTCAAAGCGCCTATGGCAGAAAATCCAATAATGTTAATTCCAATAGGTTTAGTATTTGCAGTAATCTATTATGTAACATTCCGTTTTGCAATTACAAAATTTAATTTAAAGACACCTGGTAGGGAAGATGATGACACTGAAGAACTAAATGTAAAACTTGCGAATAATGATTATACTCAAGTGGCAGCTGTAATATTAAAGGGTGTTGGAGGAAAAGAAAACGTAGTATCTATAGATAATTGTGTAACTAGATTACGTTTAGAAATTAAAGATCAAGCTGCTGTAGATGAAAAAGTTATTAAATCAGCAGGTGTATCTGGAATAATAAGACCAGGAAAAACAAGCGTACAAGTTGTTGTAGGAACACAGGTGCAATTTGTAGCAGATGAATTTAAAAAATTATGTAAGTAA
- a CDS encoding PTS sugar transporter subunit IIA produces the protein MFNFFKKNSKDSNKEAKLVAPITGKTIDLSKVPDKVFAEKMAGDGLAIDTTGDTVVSPADGTLTLVFNTKHAFAITLDNGAELLVHIGIDTVSLNGEGFEQLAKAGTKVKAGTPIIKIDRDFILGKGFSLVTPVLVTNMDIIKDLNSNIDKEVVAGEDEVITFTL, from the coding sequence ATGTTTAATTTTTTTAAGAAAAATTCAAAGGACTCAAATAAAGAAGCAAAATTAGTTGCACCTATAACTGGTAAAACAATAGATTTATCAAAAGTACCAGATAAAGTTTTTGCAGAAAAAATGGCTGGAGACGGGCTTGCAATAGATACTACTGGAGATACAGTAGTTTCACCTGCTGACGGAACCTTAACATTAGTATTTAATACAAAGCATGCATTTGCAATTACTCTTGATAATGGAGCTGAGTTATTAGTTCATATAGGTATCGATACTGTTTCTTTAAATGGTGAAGGTTTTGAACAATTAGCTAAAGCTGGAACTAAAGTTAAAGCTGGGACTCCAATTATAAAAATAGATAGGGATTTTATTTTAGGAAAAGGTTTTTCTTTGGTCACTCCAGTCCTTGTTACAAACATGGATATAATCAAGGATTTAAATTCAAATATTGATAAAGAAGTTGTTGCTGGAGAAGATGAAGTAATTACTTTTACTTTATAA
- the glcT gene encoding glucose PTS transporter transcription antiterminator GlcT, whose translation MSKIIDPATIIKSYNNNIVSVNMNGKERILFAKGIGFGRKSGDTIEKGTEVEKIFVIEDEDNLRNFKQVIENVDEEFFVLCEKMISYVANELKENLDERIHVALVDHLNFAVKRLSDKEEIENPFLMEIRALYPQEYSLAEKVAEVLQNEKKVKIPEGEIGFIALHIHSARNSGKLSNTIKNTHLINSIIEYVEAKTEIKIDKTSLDYARFLTHLRFAIKRILDDISIENDFIKEIKSKYKLSYKVSKGVAKILVLKLEKKVSDDEIAYLAMHIERFRKATIKL comes from the coding sequence ATGAGTAAAATTATTGATCCAGCAACGATAATAAAATCCTATAACAACAATATAGTTTCCGTAAACATGAATGGAAAGGAAAGAATACTTTTTGCAAAGGGAATTGGATTCGGTAGAAAGTCTGGAGATACCATTGAAAAGGGTACTGAGGTTGAAAAGATATTTGTTATTGAAGATGAGGATAACCTAAGAAACTTTAAACAAGTAATCGAAAATGTTGATGAAGAATTTTTTGTGCTATGCGAAAAGATGATATCATATGTTGCAAATGAATTAAAGGAAAATTTGGATGAGAGAATACACGTTGCATTAGTAGATCATTTAAATTTTGCAGTGAAAAGGCTTTCGGACAAAGAGGAAATAGAGAATCCATTTCTTATGGAAATTAGAGCATTATATCCACAAGAATACTCGTTAGCAGAAAAAGTTGCGGAAGTTTTACAAAATGAAAAAAAGGTAAAAATTCCAGAAGGAGAAATTGGATTCATAGCATTACATATCCATTCTGCTAGAAATTCAGGTAAGCTATCCAATACTATAAAGAATACACATTTGATAAACTCAATAATTGAATACGTAGAAGCAAAAACTGAAATAAAAATAGACAAAACATCATTAGATTATGCCAGATTTCTCACACATTTGAGATTTGCAATTAAAAGAATTTTAGATGACATATCTATTGAAAATGATTTTATAAAAGAAATAAAATCAAAATATAAATTATCATATAAAGTATCTAAGGGTGTAGCAAAAATATTAGTTTTAAAGCTAGAAAAGAAAGTTTCAGATGATGAAATAGCATATCTAGCAATGCATATAGAGAGATTTAGAAAAGCTACAATAAAACTCTAA
- a CDS encoding PTS sugar transporter subunit IIC, producing MNKFFEWMEEHFVPIAFKIGSQRHLVAIRDGFATITPIIMAGAFAVLFNNIGFQWYQNFMDWLLPAGWKSWGGSIWNGSYAIMSILVVFTISYHLARSYDKDGLGAGIVSVAASMILYATTPDGGAFPLTFLGAQGLFISLIVSLVSTEIFVKLIGNPKLVIKMPSGVPPAVSKSFAALLPTIIILALAAGIKELFIVMSVPDIHQALFFTLQKPLQLIAGSFLGVFVIVLLVHVLWFFGLHGSNILAPVINALLLPLLLANTEAITNGLQPENILNSQFLDSYVNMGGAGTSIALLIAIYVLGRKAGAQQRAIANLGIAPGIFNINEPVIYGAPIVLNPIYFIPFILSPIVSLTIAYILTVIGFVPKVAIMATWTTPPILGAIISTNSIMGGVTALICLIVSILIYLPFVYVAGRQELRKENVKEEF from the coding sequence ATGAATAAATTTTTTGAATGGATGGAGGAGCACTTTGTTCCAATTGCATTTAAGATTGGTTCGCAAAGACATTTAGTAGCTATACGTGACGGATTTGCTACAATAACACCTATTATAATGGCCGGTGCATTTGCAGTATTGTTCAATAATATAGGATTTCAATGGTATCAAAATTTCATGGATTGGCTATTGCCAGCAGGTTGGAAAAGCTGGGGAGGATCTATATGGAATGGTTCTTATGCAATTATGTCAATATTAGTTGTATTTACGATATCATATCATTTAGCAAGATCGTATGATAAGGATGGCTTAGGAGCTGGAATAGTATCAGTTGCGGCATCGATGATCCTATATGCAACGACACCAGATGGAGGAGCATTTCCATTAACTTTTTTAGGGGCACAAGGTTTATTTATTTCATTGATAGTATCATTAGTATCTACAGAGATTTTCGTAAAGTTAATCGGCAATCCTAAATTAGTAATAAAAATGCCTAGTGGAGTACCACCAGCAGTTTCGAAATCATTTGCAGCATTGTTACCAACAATAATAATTTTGGCATTAGCAGCGGGAATTAAGGAATTATTTATAGTTATGAGTGTACCAGATATACATCAGGCATTATTCTTTACTCTACAGAAACCATTACAATTAATTGCAGGAAGCTTTTTAGGAGTATTTGTAATAGTATTATTGGTACATGTATTATGGTTTTTTGGTTTACATGGTTCAAATATACTAGCACCAGTAATAAATGCATTATTACTTCCATTACTTTTAGCTAATACAGAAGCAATAACAAATGGATTACAGCCAGAAAATATATTAAATAGTCAATTTTTAGATTCATATGTAAATATGGGAGGAGCAGGAACCTCAATAGCTTTATTGATTGCAATATATGTATTAGGTAGAAAAGCAGGTGCACAACAAAGGGCCATTGCAAATTTAGGTATAGCACCAGGAATATTTAATATAAATGAACCAGTAATATATGGTGCACCAATAGTTTTAAATCCGATCTATTTTATTCCGTTTATATTATCTCCTATAGTTTCATTAACCATAGCATATATATTAACAGTTATTGGGTTTGTTCCAAAGGTAGCAATAATGGCAACATGGACGACACCGCCAATTTTGGGAGCAATCATATCTACGAACTCAATCATGGGTGGAGTTACAGCTCTTATTTGTTTAATTGTAAGTATATTAATATATCTTCCATTTGTATATGTTGCTGGAAGGCAAGAATTAAGAAAAGAAAATGTAAAAGAGGAATTTTAA
- a CDS encoding N-acetylglucosamine kinase codes for MKYIIGVDGGGTKTEAVAYDFQGNIIVTSVKGFANLLNNREKALNNIVDSIREIIDVLKEDELVDLYLGIAGSEVGDNAKIIKDTIKNELKTDCVLMNDAEIALKAMLRGNDGILTIAGTGSIAFGVKNNSSVRCGGWGNLLGDEGSGYKISIDAIKRMIFEEENSLPKSELTTRIMKRLGAKSIGEVVTFVYSSTKDEIASLAEVVSILGEEGNKIAEEILVNEGVDLAKTVINVYRKLKFESCSIALVGGVIRKAKILRKSFEKYLRENIVIEYIVDDEISPTIGAYYINKAKRESNV; via the coding sequence ATGAAATACATTATAGGTGTGGATGGTGGAGGAACAAAAACGGAAGCAGTAGCTTATGACTTTCAAGGAAATATTATAGTTACTTCTGTAAAAGGATTCGCAAATTTGCTAAATAATAGAGAAAAAGCACTAAATAATATAGTAGATTCAATAAGAGAAATAATAGATGTTCTTAAAGAAGACGAACTTGTAGATTTATATCTTGGCATTGCAGGATCGGAAGTCGGAGATAATGCAAAAATTATAAAAGATACAATAAAAAATGAACTTAAGACTGACTGTGTACTTATGAACGATGCTGAAATAGCCCTAAAAGCTATGTTAAGGGGGAATGATGGAATATTGACAATAGCAGGAACTGGATCGATAGCATTTGGAGTTAAAAATAATTCAAGTGTAAGGTGTGGGGGATGGGGCAACTTATTAGGAGATGAAGGGAGTGGATATAAAATATCAATTGATGCTATAAAAAGAATGATATTTGAAGAAGAAAATTCTTTACCCAAATCAGAATTAACTACGAGAATTATGAAAAGGTTAGGTGCTAAATCAATAGGCGAAGTAGTAACTTTTGTATATTCCTCTACTAAGGACGAGATAGCATCTTTGGCAGAAGTAGTTTCAATATTGGGCGAGGAAGGAAATAAGATAGCTGAAGAAATATTGGTTAATGAAGGCGTAGATTTGGCTAAGACTGTTATAAATGTGTATAGAAAATTAAAATTTGAAAGCTGCTCTATTGCCTTGGTTGGTGGGGTTATAAGAAAAGCAAAGATATTAAGGAAATCTTTTGAAAAGTACCTAAGAGAAAATATAGTTATTGAGTATATAGTAGATGATGAAATTTCACCTACAATTGGTGCTTATTATATTAATAAAGCGAAGAGAGAAAGTAATGTTTAG
- a CDS encoding PTS lactose/cellobiose transporter subunit IIA, which translates to MEETIMNLIVHSGEVRSYSMEAIQCAKSGNIDGARKLIEQAEAELLKAHNVQTYLIQKEARGEKTEVSLLMIHAQDHFMTSMTLKSMAVEIIEIHEKFNNNIC; encoded by the coding sequence GTGGAAGAAACAATAATGAATCTTATAGTGCATAGCGGAGAAGTTAGAAGTTATTCAATGGAAGCTATTCAATGCGCTAAAAGTGGGAATATAGATGGAGCAAGAAAATTAATTGAACAAGCAGAAGCAGAATTATTAAAAGCACATAATGTTCAAACATATTTAATACAAAAGGAAGCACGAGGAGAAAAAACAGAAGTTTCTTTACTTATGATTCATGCTCAGGATCACTTTATGACTAGTATGACATTAAAGTCTATGGCAGTTGAAATTATAGAAATACATGAAAAATTTAATAACAACATATGTTAG
- a CDS encoding PTS sugar transporter subunit IIB — MKNILLVCSAGMSTSLLVSKMEKAAEEKGIECNIKAVGEADVKEYIGNIDVLLLGPQVRFLLSKFKANLSDKNIYVEVINTVDYGTMNGEKVLERALDLIKNK; from the coding sequence ATGAAGAATATATTATTAGTTTGTTCAGCCGGAATGTCCACAAGTTTATTAGTTTCGAAAATGGAAAAGGCAGCTGAAGAAAAAGGGATTGAATGTAATATAAAAGCTGTAGGAGAGGCAGATGTTAAAGAATATATAGGTAATATAGATGTTTTGTTACTGGGGCCTCAGGTTAGATTTTTATTATCAAAATTTAAAGCTAATTTATCGGATAAGAATATATATGTAGAAGTAATTAATACAGTTGATTATGGAACAATGAATGGAGAAAAAGTCTTAGAAAGAGCTCTAGATCTTATAAAAAATAAATAA